From a region of the Helianthus annuus cultivar XRQ/B chromosome 5, HanXRQr2.0-SUNRISE, whole genome shotgun sequence genome:
- the LOC110942101 gene encoding syntaxin-52 isoform X1, translating to MASSADLWVREYNEASKLSDDISNMISARSSYGSGPEAQRHSSAIRRKITILGTRLDSLQSLLTKLPAKQPLTEKEMNRRRDMLTNMRTKVTQMASTLNMSNFANRDSLLGPDTKPADVVSRTAGLDNSGIVGLQRQVMREQDEGLEKLEETVLSTKHIALAVNEELDLHTRLIDDLDEHVDVTNSRLKRVQKNLAILNKRARGGCSCLCMLISVVGIVVLVVAIYMILKYL from the exons ATGGCTTCATCTGCGGATCTTTGGGTGAGGGAATATAACGAAGCCTCTAAACTATCCGATGACATCAGCAACATGATATCGGCAAGGAGTTCGTACGGCTCAGGGCCTGAAGCACAGCGCCATTCGTCTGCTATACGCAGAAAAATTACCATATTAGGAACCAGACTTGATAGCTTACAGTCTCTTCTTACAAAGCTTCCTGCTAAACAGCCATT AACAGAGAAAGAGATGAATCGACGTAGAGATATGCTAACAAACATGAGAACAAAAGTTACACAGATGGCCTCTACGTTGAACATGTCAAACTTTGCTAACAGGGACAGTTTACTCGGGCCAGATACTAAGCCAGCTGATGTAGTTAGCAGGACAGCTGGTTTGGACAACTCTGGCATTGTTGGTCTTCAAAGACAAGTTATGAGAG AGCAAGACGAAGGCCTAGAAAAACTGGAGGAGACAGTGCTAAGTACCAAACATATTGCATTGGCGGTCAATGAGGAACTTGATTTGCACACTAGGCTCATT GATGACCTTGACGAACATGTGGATGTCACAAATTCCCGACTCAAG AGAGTGCAAAAGAATCTGGCGATTCTGAATAAACGCGCCAGGGGTGGCTGCTCGTGCTTATGCATGTTGATATCTGTTGTTGGGATTGTTGTGCTGGTCGTTGCTATATATATGATTCTAAAATACTTGTGA
- the LOC110942101 gene encoding syntaxin-52 isoform X2 — MASSADLWVREYNEASKLSDDISNMISARSSYGSGPEAQRHSSAIRRKITILGTRLDSLQSLLTKLPAKQPLTEKEMNRRRDMLTNMRTKVTQMASTLNMSNFANRDSLLGPDTKPADVVSRTAGLDNSGIVGLQRQVMREQDEGLEKLEETVLSTKHIALAVNEELDLHTRLIDDLDEHVDVTNSRLKVLKGYGNYVARGLHLCGRTRIGYLSGTERPWVLVRDIS; from the exons ATGGCTTCATCTGCGGATCTTTGGGTGAGGGAATATAACGAAGCCTCTAAACTATCCGATGACATCAGCAACATGATATCGGCAAGGAGTTCGTACGGCTCAGGGCCTGAAGCACAGCGCCATTCGTCTGCTATACGCAGAAAAATTACCATATTAGGAACCAGACTTGATAGCTTACAGTCTCTTCTTACAAAGCTTCCTGCTAAACAGCCATT AACAGAGAAAGAGATGAATCGACGTAGAGATATGCTAACAAACATGAGAACAAAAGTTACACAGATGGCCTCTACGTTGAACATGTCAAACTTTGCTAACAGGGACAGTTTACTCGGGCCAGATACTAAGCCAGCTGATGTAGTTAGCAGGACAGCTGGTTTGGACAACTCTGGCATTGTTGGTCTTCAAAGACAAGTTATGAGAG AGCAAGACGAAGGCCTAGAAAAACTGGAGGAGACAGTGCTAAGTACCAAACATATTGCATTGGCGGTCAATGAGGAACTTGATTTGCACACTAGGCTCATT GATGACCTTGACGAACATGTGGATGTCACAAATTCCCGACTCAAG GTTCTTAAGGGATATGGCAACTATGTAGCACGGGGACTCCATTTATGTGGCCGTACCCGTATCGGGTACTTGTCGGGGACGGAAAGACCATGGGTACTCGTCAGGGACATTTCCTAA
- the LOC110942100 gene encoding V-type proton ATPase subunit e1, which translates to MGFVVTTLTFIVIGIVACFCTRVCCNKGPSANLFHLTLVITATICCWMMWAIVYLAQMNPLIVPILSEGE; encoded by the exons ATGGGGTTTGTCGTTACAACCCTAACTTTCATCGTGATCGGGATCGTTGCCTGCTTTTGCACACGTGTCTGCTGCAATAAAGGCCCTTCTGCGAATCT GTTCCACCTTACATTGGTGATTACTGCTACTATATGCTGTTGGATGAT GTGGGCAATTGTTTATCTTGCACAGATGAACCCACTCATAGTCCCAATTTTGAGTGAAGGAGAATGA
- the LOC110944092 gene encoding probable long-chain-alcohol O-fatty-acyltransferase 5: MGSSIANNLIIYISSITASLSYCYFISSKLPKGLCRFISLIPILYLFTILPLLFSSVFPTAVAFSFTTWLTNFKLIRFAFDLDHSPFHPSYSLLKFITFTSLPIKSKTAHHNSTNSVPNRFRFKLGFELLIFSILVKIVLNYRTRVHQKLISFIYGWLLFLLIDIVAYISNALLFLLTGLELEPPSDHPYLATSLQNFWGRWNLLVTTTLRHTVYKPVLLAFCNYKWGPLAGVLVSFLVSGLMHEVFVYQLSRAAPTWEMTSFFMLHGVCVVVEMIVKRGLSGGRWRLPEVVAWLLTIGFVFVTGVLMFIPPFIRGRVDEKMIREYKTLVESVKSKYL; this comes from the coding sequence ATGGGATCATCCATAGCTAACAACCTCATAATCTACATCTCATCAATAACCGCATCACTTTCCTATTGCTACTTCATATCTTCAAAGCTCCCAAAAGGTCTTTGTAGATTCATCTCTCTCATCCCAATCCTCTACCTCTTCACCATCCTACCCCTCCTCTTCTCCTCCGTCTTCCCAACTGCGGTCGCGTTCTCATTCACCACATGGCTCACAAACTTCAAGCTCATCCGCTTCGCATTCGATCTCGATCACTCCCCATTTCACCCATCCTATTCACTCCTCAAATTCATCACCTTCACTTCATTACCAATCAAATCCAAAACCGCGCATCATAACTCCACAAATTCGGTTCCAAACAGGTTCCGGTTCAAGCTAGGGTTTGAGCTTCTCATCTTCTCCATACTTGTAAAAATAGTATTGAACTACCGAACTCGAGTTCATCAAAAACTCATATCGTTCATATACGGTTGGTTACTATTTCTACTAATCGACATTGTCGCGTACATATCCAACGCTTTGTTGTTTCTTCTCACCGGATTAGAGCTTGAACCACCGTCCGATCATCCATACCTCGCTACATCGTTACAAAACTTTTGGGGAAGATGGAACCTCTTGGTAACAACTACGCTGCGTCACACCGTATACAAACCCGTTCTGTTAGCATTTTGTAACTATAAATGGGGCCCACTGGCTGGAGTATTGGTGTCGTTTCTTGTTTCAGGGTTGATGCATGAGGTTTTTGTTTACCAGTTGTCACGTGCGGCTCCCACGTGGGAGATGACGTCGTTTTTTATGTTGCATGGAGTGTGTGTGGTGGTGGAGATGATTGTTAAGAGAGGGTTGAGTGGTGGACGATGGCGGTTGCCGGAGGTTGTGGCGTGGTTGTTGACGATCGGTTTCGTGTTTGTGACGGGTGTTTTGATGTTTATTCCGCCGTTTATTAGAGGGCGTGTGGATGAGAAAATGATTCGGGAGTATAAGACGCTTGTCGAGTCTGTAAAATCTAAATATTTATGA